In Misgurnus anguillicaudatus chromosome 5, ASM2758022v2, whole genome shotgun sequence, a genomic segment contains:
- the cebpb gene encoding CCAAT/enhancer-binding protein beta: MEVAGFYEGDYLAFHSTHTNGNPVSDGICKQPINGSMTKLHDISEHEKAIDISIYLDSQYQHLASQDEARHRGVGIYSDFLSEESKSKRATALQNYKNYISLTERDPNQLAYPEIQESRIDAVFSPDFLGSFAKSTWRHDHNEEPQMDGSGGFDMRSYLQYQNAPSGSLGNISTASSSCSSPPGTPAPPGKGRSPQPGGKMSSGGKGKKRLDKESDEYKQRRERNNLAVRKSRDKAKRRNMETQHKVLELAAENDRLQKRVEQLSRELATLRNLLSATGQC; this comes from the coding sequence ATGGAAGTGGCCGGTTTTTACGAGGGGGACTACCTCGCCTTTCACAGCACCCATACCAACGGCAATCCGGTCAGCGACGGTATTTGCAAGCAGCCCATTAACGGCTCCATGACGAAGCTTCATGACATCTCTGAGCACGAGAAAGCCATAGACATCAGCATCTATCTGGACTCTCAGTATCAGCACCTGGCCAGCCAGGACGAAGCCCGGCACCGCGGAGTGGGAATCTACAGCGACTTTCTCTCGGAGGAAAGCAAGAGCAAGAGAGCGACCGCTTTACAGAACTACAAGAACTACATCTCGCTGACCGAACGGGACCCGAACCAACTGGCTTATCCTGAGATACAGGAGTCGCGCATAGACGCGGTGTTCAGTCCGGACTTTTTGGGCAGCTTCGCCAAAAGTACCTGGCGGCACGATCACAACGAAGAGCCACAAATGGATGGTTCCGGTGGTTTTGACATGCGCTCGTATTTGCAGTACCAGAACGCTCCGAGCGGCAGCCTGGGTAACATATCTACCGCGTCCTCCTCGTGCTCGAGCCCACCGGGCACACCTGCGCCGCCAGGTAAGGGGAGATCGCCTCAGCCTGGCGGCAAAATGTCCTCTGGTGGCAAGGGAAAGAAGAGGTTGGACAAGGAAAGCGATGAGTACAAACAGCGGCGGGAGAGAAACAACCTCGCTGTGCGCAAAAGCAGGGACAAAGCCAAAAGGCGCAACATGGAGACGCAGCACAAAGTGCTGGAGCTGGCGGCGGAGAACGACCGCTTACAGAAGCGCGTGGAACAGCTGTCCCGTGAGCTGGCGACGCTGCGGAACCTGCTCTCAGCTACCGGTCAATGCTGA
- the peds1 gene encoding plasmanylethanolamine desaturase 1, with translation MASPESESSSSENFHTSKASGSDQPGARWGPQHAGARELAELYSPGKRCQEWISVVLCFTLMAFNFCYLVTYFHLGHTWYILLGIVAGILTADFASGLVHWGADTWGSVDMAIFGKAFIRPFREHHIDPTAITRHDFIETNGDNCMLTIIPLAKMAANFLMLPPAEIYRNYPWYCYVFALAIFVTLTNQIHKWSHTYYGLPRWVTFLQDCHIILPRKHHRVHHVSPHETYFCITTGWLNYPLEKLGFWRSLEDLIQSLTGEKPRSDDLRWAQKTK, from the exons ATGGCGAGCCCCGAGAGCGAAAGCAGTTCGTCGGAAAACTTTCATACATCCAAAGCAAGTGGGTCGGATCAGCCGGGCGCGAGATGGGGACCACAGCACGCGGGTGCTCGAGAGCTAGCGGAGTTATACTCGCCAG GAAAAAGATGTCAGGAATGGATCAGTGTGGTTCTTTGCTTTACCCTCATGGCCTTTAACTTCTGTTACCTGGTAACATACTTCCACCTGGGACACACCTGGTACATCCTCTTGGGCATAG TGGCAGGGATCCTGACAGCAGATTTCGCTTCTGGTTTGGTCCACTGGGGTGCTGACACATGGGGATCAGTAGATATGGCCATCTTTGGAAAG GCCTTTATTCGACCGTTTCGAGAGCACCACATTGATCCAACAGCTATCACACGGCATGATTTCATTGAGACGAATGGTGATAACTGTATGCTAACCATTATCCCGCTGGCTAAAATGGCGGCAAACTTCCTGATGCTGCCACCAG CGGAGATCTACCGAAACTACCCTTGGTACTGTTATGTTTTTGCTTTAGCCATTTTTGTCACGTTGACCAATCAGATCCATAAATGGTCGCACACATATTATGGGCTCCCCCGATGGGTGACATTTCTTCAGGACTGTCACATTATATTACCACGGAAACACCATAGAGTTCACCACGTTTCACCTCACGAAACATACTTCTGCATTACCACAG GCTGGTTAAACTATCCACTGGAGAAACTGGGATTCTGGAGAAGCTTGGAAGATCTGATCCAAAGTCTGACCGGAGAGAAGCCCAGATCTGATGACCTCAGATGGGCCCAGAAAACCAAGTAA